One Ignavibacteria bacterium genomic window carries:
- a CDS encoding histidine phosphatase family protein — MKVYLIRHADAISFETDVVQSDEFRFLTPEGRLTANTVFHGLKDELRDLRLIYSSPLIRAVQTAEILASRLVFPSEAEINVELKNELSTDTTIAKIIGLLENTGHDEVCCVGHEPTMGKLMFHLTGQNITNTGFKKAAVCKINFDVENVKGELEWYFDPDEMNFIYEF, encoded by the coding sequence TTGAAAGTTTATCTAATCAGACATGCTGATGCTATATCTTTTGAAACCGATGTAGTTCAGAGCGATGAATTTCGTTTTCTAACTCCGGAAGGAAGATTAACAGCAAACACAGTTTTTCATGGTTTAAAAGATGAGCTGCGTGACCTCAGATTAATTTATTCAAGCCCGCTGATAAGAGCTGTTCAGACTGCGGAGATTCTTGCGAGCAGATTGGTTTTTCCAAGCGAAGCAGAAATAAACGTTGAATTGAAAAATGAACTGAGCACTGACACAACAATTGCGAAAATAATCGGACTCCTTGAGAACACCGGTCATGATGAAGTATGCTGTGTCGGTCATGAACCGACGATGGGAAAACTTATGTTTCATTTAACAGGACAGAATATAACCAATACCGGTTTTAAGAAAGCTGCGGTGTGTAAAATTAACTTTGATGTTGAAAATGTTAAAGGTGAGCTTGAGTGGTATTTCGACCCTGATGAAATGAATTTTATCTATGAATTTTAA
- a CDS encoding enoyl-CoA hydratase-related protein, whose protein sequence is MAYNKILIEHYNQTRKIILNRPEKRNSLDEEMIFEITDAMNSFSGDKDSKSIVITGAGGNFCSGLFLDYLQKISEFDVLQNKEDSTKFKNMLMAIYNCRKPVIAMVDGYALAGGCGIASACDIIISSDKAQFGYTEVKIGFIPAIVMIFLLKRVSETHAKDLLLSSRFINADEAVRIGFANYAVKQNELEDFTMKLCDDFNKLPLSSMMLTKEMFRNISSMSFESALDYAVDLNAITRMTDECKKGVSNFLNKK, encoded by the coding sequence ATGGCTTACAATAAAATTTTAATTGAGCATTACAATCAGACAAGGAAAATAATTTTAAACCGTCCTGAGAAACGAAATTCGCTTGACGAAGAAATGATTTTTGAAATTACCGATGCGATGAATTCGTTTTCTGGTGACAAGGACTCAAAATCAATTGTAATCACAGGAGCCGGAGGGAATTTCTGCTCGGGATTATTCCTCGATTACCTTCAAAAAATTTCCGAGTTTGATGTTTTACAGAACAAAGAAGACTCAACGAAGTTTAAAAATATGCTGATGGCAATATATAACTGCAGAAAACCGGTCATTGCAATGGTTGATGGTTATGCTCTTGCAGGAGGATGCGGAATTGCTTCAGCGTGTGATATAATCATTTCTTCGGACAAAGCACAGTTCGGATATACTGAGGTGAAAATCGGTTTCATTCCTGCAATTGTGATGATTTTTTTATTAAAGCGTGTTAGCGAAACTCACGCGAAAGATTTACTCTTATCATCCAGATTTATTAACGCAGATGAAGCGGTCAGAATCGGGTTTGCAAATTATGCCGTAAAACAAAACGAGCTTGAAGACTTTACAATGAAGTTGTGCGATGATTTTAATAAGCTTCCTTTAAGCTCAATGATGCTTACTAAAGAAATGTTCAGAAATATTTCTTCTATGAGCTTTGAGTCTGCGCTTGACTATGCAGTTGACCTTAATGCAATCACCCGCATGACCGATGAATGCAAAAAGGGTGTTTCTAACTTCCTAAATAAGAAATAA
- a CDS encoding DUF192 domain-containing protein: MSKSKQTNKVNKQNSNKNNSNMPKYIFIGVLVLVAAYLIYIFFIKKEEVMTPPHQPTIQQYQPPPITDTIFTKEGEVTFMKKGGKKILHKFNVEVSDEDKERAQGLMYRAQMGTDEAMIFLFPRSEPQSFWMKNTKIPLDIIYINEKNEVVKIYKMTKPFSLDSLPSEKNAMYVVEINGGLSDKFGIAEGDIIEFRKN; this comes from the coding sequence ATGTCTAAATCAAAACAAACAAATAAAGTTAACAAACAGAACAGCAATAAGAATAACAGCAATATGCCGAAATATATTTTTATAGGTGTATTGGTTTTAGTTGCTGCATATTTGATTTATATCTTTTTTATCAAAAAAGAAGAAGTGATGACGCCTCCGCATCAACCTACAATTCAACAGTATCAGCCGCCTCCGATAACTGATACAATATTCACAAAAGAAGGAGAGGTTACCTTTATGAAGAAAGGGGGCAAGAAAATTTTGCATAAATTTAATGTTGAAGTTTCAGATGAAGACAAGGAACGTGCTCAGGGTTTGATGTACCGCGCGCAGATGGGAACAGACGAAGCGATGATTTTTCTATTTCCAAGATCGGAACCTCAATCCTTCTGGATGAAGAATACAAAAATTCCGCTTGATATAATTTATATCAATGAAAAAAATGAAGTTGTAAAGATTTATAAAATGACAAAACCTTTCAGTCTTGATTCATTGCCATCGGAAAAAAATGCTATGTATGTCGTGGAAATAAATGGTGGCCTGAGTGATAAGTTTGGAATTGCGGAAGGTGATATAATCGAGTTTAGAAAGAATTAA
- a CDS encoding ABC transporter ATP-binding protein, translating to MKTLVEIKNLNFEYSNNGFRLSDVNLEIFEKDFLSVTGRNGSGKSTLIKCLAGIFHHYSGEILHNNNNILQIKRKELAKSFSYLPQFAINETYDIKVSEFLLLGRYAYKNNFEYTYNNIDRRIVDEVLKLTNFEHYRDKLVSQLSGGEKQKCLLGLALVQLDVTSDLSGKVLIIDEPVTFLDIHHQKEIFEILKFLNACKGLTIVNVIHDLNLALKYSNRVLVMDNGKIAAAGKPRDILNEINLLKFFLTEAKLINIQNNNHIIL from the coding sequence ATGAAAACATTAGTTGAAATAAAAAATCTGAACTTTGAGTATTCCAATAACGGTTTCAGGTTATCTGATGTTAACTTAGAAATTTTTGAAAAAGATTTTTTAAGTGTTACGGGAAGAAACGGTTCGGGAAAATCCACCTTGATAAAATGTCTTGCAGGAATATTTCATCATTATAGCGGAGAAATTCTTCATAATAATAACAATATTCTGCAAATAAAGCGAAAAGAACTCGCAAAATCATTCAGCTATCTTCCACAATTTGCAATTAATGAAACATACGACATTAAAGTATCAGAGTTTTTACTTCTCGGGAGATATGCATATAAAAATAATTTTGAATATACTTATAATAATATAGACAGAAGAATTGTCGATGAAGTTTTAAAGCTGACTAATTTCGAGCATTATAGAGATAAGCTTGTGAGTCAGCTTTCGGGAGGAGAAAAACAAAAATGCCTGCTGGGACTTGCGTTAGTTCAGCTTGATGTTACATCCGATTTGTCGGGAAAGGTTTTAATAATAGATGAGCCGGTAACGTTTTTGGACATTCATCATCAGAAAGAAATTTTTGAGATATTAAAATTTTTAAATGCTTGTAAAGGACTTACAATAGTTAATGTAATCCACGACTTGAATCTTGCTTTAAAATATTCTAACAGGGTTCTTGTTATGGATAACGGAAAAATTGCCGCTGCGGGAAAACCCAGAGATATATTAAACGAAATAAATCTGCTAAAATTTTTTTTAACCGAAGCAAAATTAATCAACATTCAGAATAATAATCACATAATATTATAA